A genomic window from Candidatus Methylacidiphilum fumarolicum includes:
- the rplC gene encoding 50S ribosomal protein L3 gives MPEFSSYRGERGKKTKRITMSIDGFGVMARKVGMTQLFDSKGRLCPLTVLVVEPNVVVRFNKEGNTVRLQVGFEELAERKVSKPLLGHYKKSGISPRRFLKEFVFESEKQWQPGQTLSVSDFEEGEKVDVIGITKGKGFQGVIRKHGFAGQPASHGSKTHRRNGAIGERSFPGRVFKNQGMPGHMGRKRVTIQNLDLFKILPEDNALLVTGSIPGARGDVVIVRKAIKGQASNNK, from the coding sequence TTGCCAGAGTTTTCAAGTTATAGAGGAGAGAGAGGAAAAAAAACAAAACGGATTACTATGAGCATCGATGGATTTGGGGTAATGGCGAGGAAAGTGGGAATGACCCAACTGTTTGATTCTAAAGGTAGATTATGTCCTCTGACGGTTCTGGTTGTAGAACCAAACGTGGTGGTACGATTTAATAAAGAGGGTAATACGGTACGCTTGCAAGTGGGTTTTGAAGAGCTAGCAGAGAGAAAGGTAAGCAAACCTCTTTTGGGACATTATAAGAAAAGTGGGATCAGCCCTCGGAGGTTTTTGAAAGAATTTGTATTTGAGTCAGAAAAACAGTGGCAGCCTGGGCAAACACTCTCTGTAAGTGATTTTGAAGAAGGTGAAAAAGTAGACGTTATTGGAATTACTAAAGGGAAGGGATTTCAGGGAGTAATAAGAAAACATGGATTTGCAGGTCAACCTGCCTCTCATGGATCCAAAACCCATAGGAGAAATGGGGCTATTGGGGAGAGATCATTCCCAGGAAGAGTATTTAAAAATCAAGGTATGCCAGGACATATGGGAAGAAAACGGGTAACTATACAGAATTTGGATCTTTTTAAAATTCTTCCTGAAGACAATGCGCTTCTGGTGACAGGGAGCATCCCTGGGGCTAGGGGGGATGTAGTCATTGTTCGAAAAGCTATAAAAGGGCAAGCATCGAACAACAAGTAA
- the rpsG gene encoding 30S ribosomal protein S7 codes for MRRRRAERRELEPDPKYGSELITKLVNTVMRKGKKSVARRIVYDAIEALNQDNKEGDPVEIVRKAVDNVKPKLEVKSRRVGGATYQVPVEVNPHRQVSLALRWIVRYANSRKGVPMSKALFLELMDAANGQGSSIKKRDEVHKMAQANRAFAHLRF; via the coding sequence ATGAGAAGAAGAAGAGCTGAGAGAAGGGAACTAGAGCCGGATCCGAAATATGGTTCTGAACTTATTACAAAGCTGGTCAATACTGTGATGAGAAAAGGAAAAAAAAGTGTGGCCAGAAGAATCGTTTACGATGCTATTGAGGCATTGAATCAAGACAACAAGGAAGGAGATCCGGTTGAGATTGTTAGAAAAGCGGTGGACAATGTAAAACCAAAACTGGAAGTGAAGTCCAGAAGGGTGGGTGGAGCAACCTATCAAGTGCCAGTTGAGGTCAACCCTCATCGCCAAGTCTCTCTGGCATTGCGATGGATTGTGCGATATGCCAATTCTAGAAAGGGAGTTCCTATGTCCAAAGCGTTGTTTTTGGAGCTGATGGATGCGGCTAATGGTCAGGGAAGCTCGATTAAGAAAAGGGATGAAGTCCATAAAATGGCGCAGGCAAATAGAGCTTTTGCTCATCTTCGTTTTTAA
- the rplW gene encoding 50S ribosomal protein L23, whose amino-acid sequence MNDPFSILRQARVTEKATMLREQNKYIFDVDPRATKIDVKKSVEKAFGKKVLKVNLYTVQSKTKWNRIGRPGKTPRIKRAIVQLYPGEKIDITV is encoded by the coding sequence ATGAATGATCCGTTTTCTATCCTCCGACAAGCTAGAGTGACTGAAAAAGCTACGATGCTTCGTGAACAAAACAAATATATTTTTGATGTCGATCCAAGGGCGACCAAAATTGATGTTAAGAAATCGGTGGAAAAGGCTTTTGGGAAAAAAGTTCTTAAAGTTAATTTATATACCGTCCAGTCAAAGACAAAATGGAATAGAATAGGCAGGCCGGGCAAGACGCCAAGGATTAAAAGGGCAATCGTCCAGTTATATCCTGGTGAAAAAATAGATATTACAGTTTGA
- a CDS encoding RsmD family RNA methyltransferase, whose translation MSLRIIGGIAKGTPLHVPKKTVVRPALSRMRAAIFSSLGDWIEGRNVLDLFAGSGSLGIEALSRGASSCTFVDLSKECIDCISNNLKKAHLEGNLILMDVFKFLQKNKEKFELVFASPPYIKVSKPVDSSSLLSLVHQNIDSEGLFVWEFYSKNILRLPDFWVIHWEKTIGETKVWILKPLF comes from the coding sequence ATGTCCCTAAGAATCATAGGTGGAATTGCCAAAGGAACTCCCCTTCATGTGCCTAAGAAAACCGTTGTTCGCCCAGCTCTATCGAGAATGAGAGCTGCCATCTTTTCTTCCCTTGGAGACTGGATAGAAGGCAGAAATGTCCTTGATCTATTTGCAGGTTCCGGCTCTCTCGGAATCGAGGCTTTGAGCAGAGGGGCTTCTTCCTGCACCTTCGTCGATCTATCTAAAGAATGCATTGACTGTATAAGTAACAATCTTAAAAAAGCCCATTTAGAAGGAAATTTAATTCTGATGGATGTCTTTAAATTTCTACAAAAGAACAAAGAGAAATTTGAACTTGTTTTTGCCTCTCCGCCCTATATCAAAGTATCGAAGCCTGTCGATAGCTCCTCCTTGCTCTCCCTAGTGCATCAGAATATAGACTCTGAAGGACTGTTTGTCTGGGAGTTTTATTCCAAAAACATACTTCGTTTGCCTGATTTCTGGGTAATTCATTGGGAAAAAACAATAGGAGAAACAAAAGTATGGATTCTAAAACCATTGTTTTAA
- the rplD gene encoding 50S ribosomal protein L4 — protein MELLSREKAEQYGLVFPQVKERDQVLHDALCGYLANIRSGTRATKTKATVKASGRKPWRQKGTGRARAGYVSSPIWVGGGVVFGPQPRDFSKKIPKKIKQLALIKALAAKINNESVLCIDHANLATIKTKHIFSLLDGWDGKESCLLILKSPNRNVLLSGRNIPHLDIVTAWDVNALDLMSFKKIFIEKEAINILVERIKKHHQTGDAIANNHNGGNQ, from the coding sequence ATGGAATTGCTAAGTAGAGAAAAAGCAGAACAGTATGGATTGGTTTTTCCTCAGGTTAAAGAAAGGGATCAGGTGTTGCATGATGCCCTATGTGGATATCTTGCGAATATCCGGAGTGGCACTCGAGCGACAAAAACGAAGGCAACCGTTAAAGCTTCTGGTAGAAAACCATGGAGGCAAAAGGGAACAGGTAGAGCTAGAGCTGGATATGTTTCTTCACCCATATGGGTAGGAGGAGGGGTGGTTTTTGGGCCACAGCCAAGAGATTTTTCTAAAAAAATTCCCAAAAAGATTAAACAATTAGCCTTAATCAAAGCTTTGGCTGCAAAAATAAATAATGAATCTGTCCTATGCATAGACCATGCGAACCTTGCTACGATTAAAACAAAACATATATTTTCATTACTGGATGGATGGGATGGTAAAGAGAGTTGTTTGTTGATTTTAAAATCTCCCAATAGAAATGTCTTACTTTCTGGAAGAAATATTCCCCATTTAGACATAGTTACGGCTTGGGATGTGAATGCCTTGGACTTGATGAGCTTTAAGAAAATTTTTATTGAAAAAGAAGCCATTAATATCCTTGTTGAAAGAATTAAAAAGCATCATCAAACTGGCGATGCTATAGCCAATAACCATAATGGAGGCAATCAATGA
- a CDS encoding membrane assembly protein AsmA, with amino-acid sequence MEKKPAMVHFIESFLTDAFGIPTTIEKVHFSFPFSVSLEKLKVENSLSKNCPLLFESTAIKLKNGFAPFSHGIFFDVFLVDPKTSFELNRGRHLLLPLIEEGSNGEELPSLFSGKLAASLPIRNILIRNGMIKIFSGDQTPLFILQGIEEQESLDLKKQKASCFGKAALAYINSIPLLHDVHFNYIFFHKVFQHLDLDALLAGGKLHLSLSNIPNNQDKEKKLQWKIISSGSNVEELFSLIDPHGSYSISGLLSCKADGSINKMELNAIEGNGTFQIEQGKIKNLALFQELSGLLKNTNLKTPEFEKWYGSFKIKEGKILLSDMSILSNSFSMIGNGFLRFDSSIDMDLKILLNKTFFNGTLPDALLNKLNVHSNALTSIPVKISGTLANPKAAFIQPNPLPRLSPSGSSLLSPTLIFTK; translated from the coding sequence ATGGAAAAAAAACCGGCTATGGTTCATTTCATCGAATCGTTTTTAACCGATGCCTTTGGTATTCCCACAACTATTGAAAAAGTTCATTTTTCCTTTCCCTTTTCCGTAAGTCTTGAAAAATTGAAGGTTGAAAATTCACTTTCTAAAAATTGCCCTCTTCTTTTCGAATCCACTGCCATCAAATTAAAAAACGGATTCGCCCCTTTTAGCCACGGTATATTTTTTGATGTCTTTTTGGTGGACCCTAAAACATCCTTTGAACTCAATCGAGGACGCCATCTACTTCTACCTTTGATAGAAGAAGGAAGCAATGGAGAAGAGCTTCCTTCACTTTTTTCAGGAAAACTGGCAGCTTCTTTACCAATTAGAAATATTCTAATCCGTAATGGAATGATAAAAATTTTTTCTGGCGACCAAACTCCATTGTTTATTCTTCAAGGGATTGAAGAACAAGAAAGCCTAGATCTAAAAAAACAGAAAGCCTCCTGCTTTGGAAAAGCGGCTCTGGCATATATTAATTCTATTCCATTGCTTCATGATGTTCATTTTAATTACATTTTTTTCCACAAAGTTTTTCAACATTTAGATCTTGATGCCTTGCTCGCAGGTGGCAAATTACATTTAAGTTTATCAAACATCCCTAACAATCAGGATAAAGAAAAGAAGCTCCAGTGGAAAATTATTTCCTCTGGGTCAAATGTTGAAGAGCTTTTTAGTTTGATTGATCCCCATGGATCTTATTCGATCTCTGGGTTGTTAAGTTGCAAAGCTGATGGATCTATCAATAAGATGGAACTTAATGCCATCGAAGGAAATGGCACTTTTCAAATAGAACAAGGAAAGATAAAAAATTTAGCTTTGTTTCAAGAACTATCTGGATTGCTTAAGAACACCAATTTGAAAACTCCAGAATTTGAGAAATGGTATGGTTCTTTTAAGATCAAAGAAGGAAAAATTTTATTATCAGATATGTCTATTTTATCAAATTCCTTTTCAATGATTGGGAATGGCTTTCTCCGTTTCGATAGTTCTATAGATATGGATCTAAAGATATTACTCAATAAAACGTTTTTTAACGGAACGCTTCCAGATGCTCTTCTAAACAAACTAAACGTTCATTCAAATGCGTTGACTTCTATTCCAGTCAAAATTTCTGGCACTTTGGCTAACCCCAAAGCTGCTTTCATACAACCAAACCCCTTGCCCAGGCTTTCTCCCTCTGGCTCCTCTCTTCTTTCTCCTACTCTTATTTTCACCAAATAA
- the rpsL gene encoding 30S ribosomal protein S12, whose translation MPTINQLVRKGREALKRKTKAPALDSCPQKRGVCVQVMTRTPKKPNSALRKVAKVRLTNGKEIIAYIPGEGHNLQEHSIVLVRGGRVKDLPGVRYHIIRGTLDASGAVGPSNTNKMSRNVSRSKYGVKRPKAGAKPAAKTK comes from the coding sequence ATGCCTACGATCAATCAACTTGTACGAAAAGGTAGAGAAGCTTTAAAAAGAAAAACCAAAGCACCGGCTTTGGACAGTTGTCCACAGAAAAGAGGCGTCTGTGTTCAGGTGATGACTAGAACCCCCAAAAAGCCAAATTCCGCTTTAAGAAAAGTTGCAAAAGTAAGATTAACCAATGGCAAGGAAATTATAGCCTATATTCCAGGAGAAGGACATAATTTGCAGGAACATTCTATTGTTCTTGTTCGAGGTGGAAGGGTAAAGGATTTACCAGGTGTACGCTATCATATTATTCGGGGCACATTGGATGCTTCTGGAGCTGTTGGTCCAAGCAATACAAACAAAATGAGTAGGAATGTATCACGAAGTAAGTATGGAGTTAAAAGGCCTAAGGCTGGCGCAAAACCTGCGGCTAAAACCAAATAA
- a CDS encoding molybdopterin-dependent oxidoreductase, whose product MHKEFLKYFLNFPVITRRDWLKIFGFSTLSSLAFQKAFAGEETRKIHLSTSNPSPYWTSQNPFAYEPQKLPLIRLNDRPIVLETPREFFEFPFTPNAAFYVRYHLDGIPNSIDLSKWRLYLEGNFANPISFSFADLLTQFDPVSVVAVNQCSGNSRSRFYPRVPGAQWGNGAMGNAKWTGVRLMDVLQKAKIKPNTVQIQFQGFDYGRSPEGTPAHAFIKSLDRNDPILEETILAYAMNGEPLPLLNGFPLRLVVPGKFATYWIKHLTWIRALDTPDTNFWMKTAYRIPKTNRNSISFEEYQKSTPIQTIPIGDIQMPVRSFIIQPTGDVKLVEKMGVQVKGIAFSGYGRIVKVEFSADGGSHWQEAMLDRDLGKYSFRLWHLNWTPRQPGEYLLASRAWDEKGNTQPTTPIWNPGGYCWNTIEIQKVWVGKYA is encoded by the coding sequence ATGCATAAAGAGTTCTTAAAATACTTTTTGAATTTTCCTGTTATTACTAGAAGAGACTGGCTGAAAATTTTTGGATTTTCTACCCTCTCCAGTTTAGCTTTCCAAAAAGCCTTTGCTGGAGAAGAGACAAGAAAGATCCATCTATCCACATCCAATCCCAGTCCATACTGGACAAGCCAAAATCCCTTTGCCTATGAACCCCAAAAGCTTCCTCTCATTCGATTAAACGATAGACCTATCGTACTTGAAACCCCACGGGAATTTTTCGAGTTTCCTTTTACCCCAAATGCGGCATTTTACGTAAGATATCATCTCGATGGCATTCCTAACTCCATTGATCTTTCGAAATGGAGGCTGTACCTTGAAGGGAATTTCGCTAATCCTATCTCTTTTTCTTTTGCAGACCTATTGACCCAATTTGATCCCGTATCGGTTGTGGCTGTCAACCAATGTTCTGGAAATTCTAGAAGCAGATTCTATCCTAGAGTCCCGGGAGCTCAATGGGGCAACGGTGCTATGGGAAATGCGAAGTGGACAGGAGTTCGGCTCATGGATGTCTTGCAAAAAGCAAAAATAAAACCCAATACCGTGCAAATTCAATTCCAAGGGTTCGATTATGGCCGATCTCCAGAAGGAACTCCTGCTCATGCCTTTATCAAATCGCTTGATAGAAATGATCCTATTTTAGAAGAAACGATTCTTGCTTATGCCATGAATGGAGAGCCGCTACCCTTATTAAACGGTTTTCCATTAAGACTGGTTGTTCCAGGAAAGTTTGCCACATACTGGATTAAACATCTGACCTGGATTCGAGCGTTGGATACTCCAGACACAAACTTCTGGATGAAAACCGCTTATCGCATCCCCAAAACCAATAGGAACTCCATTTCATTTGAGGAATATCAAAAAAGTACTCCTATCCAGACTATTCCTATTGGGGATATCCAGATGCCTGTCAGATCTTTTATTATCCAGCCAACTGGGGATGTAAAATTAGTCGAAAAAATGGGAGTGCAAGTCAAGGGAATAGCCTTCAGTGGTTATGGGAGAATCGTCAAAGTAGAATTTTCTGCTGATGGCGGTTCTCACTGGCAAGAAGCAATGCTAGATAGAGATTTAGGAAAATATTCATTCCGACTTTGGCATCTAAACTGGACCCCAAGACAGCCAGGAGAATACTTGCTTGCTTCCAGGGCCTGGGATGAGAAGGGGAACACCCAACCGACTACCCCCATTTGGAACCCTGGAGGCTATTGTTGGAATACGATTGAAATTCAAAAAGTTTGGGTTGGAAAATATGCATAA
- a CDS encoding L,D-transpeptidase, with protein sequence MGKEKTFINTLSFIYLLYFFFFYLFSSALALNDISGSNEENSTVSKERIVKVSLQGQTVYVLDRGKVIFVAPCTVGKSGHPTPKGIFHISAKSIKKRSHSYGFWVKGNDIRATENPSKPPPGGPWEYVGYPMPYWVEFAPGYGFHEGFVWTTPRTHGCIRLHGKTAIEFFNLVNIGTKILIADSFPEDLTIGKHLKRPKDELLPDPPSQFMISEEAFEKPWEF encoded by the coding sequence GTGGGAAAAGAAAAAACCTTTATTAATACCCTTTCTTTCATTTATTTGCTCTATTTTTTTTTCTTTTATCTCTTTTCTTCAGCCTTAGCTTTAAACGATATCTCCGGTTCGAATGAGGAAAATTCAACAGTTAGCAAGGAAAGAATCGTTAAAGTCTCCCTACAAGGCCAAACTGTTTATGTACTCGATAGAGGTAAGGTTATTTTTGTTGCCCCCTGTACAGTAGGCAAAAGTGGGCACCCGACCCCCAAAGGAATATTCCACATTAGCGCAAAATCAATAAAAAAACGCTCTCATAGTTATGGATTCTGGGTAAAAGGCAATGATATAAGAGCCACTGAAAACCCATCAAAACCACCTCCTGGAGGTCCTTGGGAATATGTCGGTTATCCTATGCCTTATTGGGTAGAGTTTGCCCCTGGATATGGTTTTCATGAAGGCTTTGTATGGACTACGCCAAGGACACATGGATGTATCCGTCTTCACGGCAAAACAGCCATTGAGTTTTTTAATCTTGTAAATATTGGAACAAAAATTCTTATTGCTGACTCTTTTCCTGAAGATCTTACTATTGGGAAACATCTCAAAAGGCCAAAAGATGAACTTCTTCCTGATCCACCTTCTCAATTTATGATTTCAGAAGAAGCTTTTGAAAAGCCATGGGAATTTTAA
- the fusA gene encoding elongation factor G produces the protein MSSELLQTVKSPAVNSPHRTFPLERTRNIGIAAHIDAGKTTLTERILFYTGMIHKMGEVHEGTTVTDWMEQERERGITITAAAISCFWPEKKEQGLVKLFEGEKFRINIIDTPGHVDFTAEVERSLRVLDGVIVVFCGVAGVQPQSETVWRQANRYKVPRIAFVNKMDRIGADFDKVVEEIRTKLDGYAWPVLLPLGKEDQLRGQIDVICQKAIVYTDNDRLGSTYVITDIPEEYQAVAREAKAKLIAALADRDEAIAELFLEEKEPTPLEIKQAIRRLVVKNEFVPVVGGSAFRNKGVQSLINAVIDYLPSPLDIDPPKGQHPYTHAPVEVIVSDTSKFCALVFKIWSDPYVGKLVFFRVYSGILRKGDSVYNVRTGKRERISRIVQIQANERKDIEVVYSGDIAALVGIKEVATGDTLAAEGFEVSLEPPVFPEPVISMAVEPKAQSDREKLSHSLQRLMEEDPTFRVHTDTETGQTIISGMGELHLDIITDRLRREFGVSVNAGAPQIAYRETIRKHAVGEGKLIKQSGGRGQYGHVILEMVPLERGKGVEWESKIVGGTIPKEYIPACFKGIQEALSAGILYGSPVIDLKITIIDGSYHEVDSSELAFKMAAIFAVKDALKKADSYLLEPIMKVEVSTPSEFQGDILGDLTRRRGKILNVETKGNTSIINAEVPLAEMFGYVNDIRSMSKGRAAYSMEPSHFEEVPIHIYNALLDQKKK, from the coding sequence ATGAGTAGCGAGTTACTACAAACTGTAAAAAGCCCAGCAGTGAATTCTCCTCATCGAACTTTCCCTCTGGAAAGAACGAGAAATATAGGGATTGCAGCCCATATCGATGCGGGAAAGACGACACTGACCGAAAGGATTCTTTTTTATACCGGGATGATTCATAAGATGGGAGAGGTTCACGAGGGAACAACAGTGACTGACTGGATGGAGCAGGAAAGAGAACGGGGGATTACTATTACGGCTGCAGCCATTTCTTGTTTCTGGCCTGAGAAAAAAGAGCAAGGCTTAGTAAAATTGTTCGAAGGCGAAAAATTTAGAATTAACATAATTGATACGCCGGGACATGTCGATTTTACTGCAGAAGTGGAGAGATCTTTGCGAGTGCTAGATGGAGTGATTGTGGTATTCTGTGGAGTGGCAGGAGTACAGCCGCAATCCGAAACGGTCTGGAGACAGGCTAATCGGTACAAAGTACCTCGAATTGCTTTTGTTAATAAAATGGATCGGATAGGGGCCGATTTTGATAAAGTCGTCGAAGAGATTCGGACAAAGCTTGATGGTTATGCTTGGCCAGTGCTTCTTCCTTTGGGAAAGGAAGATCAACTCCGAGGTCAGATAGATGTCATCTGTCAAAAAGCTATAGTGTATACGGATAATGACAGACTTGGTTCCACCTATGTGATAACGGATATTCCCGAAGAGTATCAAGCTGTTGCACGTGAGGCTAAGGCTAAACTTATTGCTGCCTTAGCGGATCGAGACGAAGCAATTGCTGAGCTCTTTCTAGAAGAAAAGGAACCAACTCCCCTTGAGATAAAACAGGCTATTCGCAGACTAGTCGTTAAAAATGAGTTTGTACCTGTCGTAGGAGGCTCCGCTTTTCGTAATAAAGGTGTACAATCTTTGATCAATGCCGTTATTGATTATTTACCAAGTCCTTTAGATATTGATCCCCCAAAAGGTCAGCATCCTTATACCCATGCTCCAGTAGAAGTCATTGTAAGTGATACATCTAAATTTTGTGCCCTTGTCTTTAAAATATGGTCTGATCCTTATGTAGGCAAGCTAGTGTTTTTTAGGGTTTATTCTGGGATTTTGAGAAAAGGAGACAGCGTTTATAATGTCCGGACCGGAAAAAGGGAAAGAATCAGTAGAATAGTTCAAATACAAGCTAACGAAAGAAAAGATATTGAAGTGGTCTATTCTGGGGATATTGCAGCTCTTGTTGGAATTAAAGAAGTGGCTACTGGGGACACGCTTGCTGCAGAAGGCTTTGAAGTGTCTTTGGAGCCTCCTGTCTTTCCTGAACCTGTCATATCTATGGCTGTAGAGCCTAAAGCTCAATCAGATAGGGAAAAACTTTCTCATTCTTTGCAACGGTTAATGGAAGAGGACCCCACTTTTCGAGTTCATACAGATACTGAAACTGGCCAGACTATTATATCGGGAATGGGGGAGCTTCATCTCGATATTATTACCGATAGGCTAAGGAGGGAGTTTGGAGTCAGTGTCAATGCGGGAGCTCCTCAGATTGCTTATAGAGAAACGATTCGAAAACATGCCGTAGGTGAAGGAAAATTGATTAAGCAAAGTGGTGGCCGTGGCCAGTACGGACATGTGATTCTGGAGATGGTACCTCTGGAGCGGGGCAAAGGAGTGGAATGGGAAAGCAAAATTGTTGGAGGCACTATCCCCAAAGAGTATATTCCGGCCTGTTTTAAAGGAATTCAAGAAGCATTAAGCGCAGGTATTCTCTATGGTAGTCCCGTAATAGATCTTAAAATAACAATTATCGATGGAAGTTACCATGAAGTGGATTCGAGTGAATTGGCTTTTAAAATGGCTGCTATATTTGCCGTTAAAGATGCCCTTAAAAAAGCCGATTCCTATTTGCTTGAGCCTATCATGAAAGTGGAAGTGTCTACACCTTCTGAATTCCAAGGCGATATCCTTGGGGATTTAACTCGAAGAAGGGGCAAGATTCTCAATGTTGAAACCAAAGGGAATACTTCTATTATTAATGCAGAGGTGCCTCTGGCAGAAATGTTTGGATATGTCAATGATATCCGCTCGATGTCTAAGGGGCGGGCAGCCTATTCGATGGAGCCTTCTCATTTTGAAGAAGTCCCCATTCATATTTATAATGCACTATTGGATCAAAAGAAAAAATAG
- the rpsJ gene encoding 30S ribosomal protein S10, producing the protein MANKIRIRLKSFDYRLLDRAASEIAETARRTGSAVSGPIPLPTKIERWTVNRSPHVDKKSMDLFEIRTHKRLIDIKEPTSKTVDELKKLNLPAGVDISIRI; encoded by the coding sequence ATGGCTAACAAAATTAGGATTCGTTTAAAATCTTTCGATTATCGTCTGTTGGATAGGGCAGCTTCTGAAATTGCAGAAACCGCTCGAAGAACGGGTTCTGCAGTATCAGGTCCAATTCCTTTGCCTACGAAAATAGAACGGTGGACTGTGAATCGGTCACCACATGTTGATAAGAAGAGCATGGATCTTTTTGAAATTAGAACTCATAAGCGGCTTATTGACATCAAAGAACCAACCTCTAAGACGGTAGATGAATTAAAAAAATTAAATTTACCTGCAGGTGTTGATATTAGCATTAGGATTTAA
- a CDS encoding diacylglycerol/lipid kinase family protein, which translates to MQNKICIIFNPAARGEKAKYLLTKLHSVVGEVPIKISQYPGDAEAKTEWAIEQGYDLIVAAGGDGTINEVVNGFNGREVTLGIIPLGTINVFAMELGLPRSIEKAWTIILEGKVKIIDLPKANDHLFVQLAGVGLDAKVLQVTHKDIRKTFGPLSYVFSVTKLLKEPQPLIEVKLKEGKRFFGSFLLVGNGKYYGGPFSVFPKAQQDDGILDGCLFSRVSSTILLKCLFKSFFNKMPTDCEVIHFQSKQFQVSSPEEIPVELDGDFYGYTPVSFSCDQQKLKVIVPPTEKATC; encoded by the coding sequence GTGCAGAATAAGATTTGTATTATTTTCAATCCGGCGGCTAGAGGAGAAAAAGCTAAATATCTCCTTACTAAACTTCATAGCGTTGTAGGGGAAGTCCCGATTAAGATTAGCCAATATCCAGGAGATGCAGAAGCTAAAACCGAATGGGCTATTGAGCAAGGATATGACCTGATTGTTGCTGCAGGTGGGGATGGAACGATCAATGAGGTGGTTAATGGTTTTAATGGCAGAGAGGTGACACTAGGTATCATTCCATTAGGAACGATCAATGTTTTTGCAATGGAACTTGGCTTGCCTAGATCGATAGAAAAAGCTTGGACAATTATATTAGAAGGAAAGGTAAAAATAATAGATTTACCCAAAGCCAACGACCATCTTTTCGTACAGCTTGCAGGAGTAGGATTAGATGCTAAGGTGTTGCAAGTCACTCATAAAGATATAAGAAAGACTTTTGGTCCTCTGAGCTATGTTTTTAGCGTTACAAAACTATTGAAAGAACCTCAACCCTTAATAGAAGTAAAATTAAAAGAAGGCAAACGATTTTTCGGTTCTTTTCTTTTGGTTGGTAATGGTAAATATTATGGGGGACCATTCTCAGTGTTCCCTAAGGCTCAACAGGATGACGGAATTCTTGATGGTTGCCTATTTTCGCGTGTGAGTTCAACCATATTGTTAAAATGCCTTTTCAAAAGTTTTTTCAACAAAATGCCTACGGACTGCGAAGTCATTCACTTTCAGTCGAAGCAATTCCAGGTGAGCTCTCCAGAAGAAATTCCTGTTGAGCTCGATGGAGATTTTTATGGGTATACTCCAGTAAGTTTCAGCTGCGACCAACAGAAGTTAAAAGTGATTGTTCCTCCAACTGAGAAGGCAACATGTTGA